The Pantanalinema sp. genome includes a window with the following:
- a CDS encoding c-type cytochrome, whose translation MARTIAIIAAAIALTATVAPSAHAAGKGLDLIKKGDCIACHTFKNSEPKKLGPSYEAVAKKYKGNKKAPAMLADKIKKGGSGNWGTMAMTPHPALSAGDLNAMVDWILKEGGK comes from the coding sequence TTGGCACGTACCATCGCCATCATCGCCGCGGCGATCGCCCTGACGGCGACCGTCGCCCCCAGCGCCCACGCCGCCGGCAAGGGCCTCGACCTGATCAAGAAGGGCGACTGCATCGCCTGCCACACCTTCAAGAACTCTGAGCCCAAGAAGCTCGGCCCCAGCTACGAGGCGGTCGCCAAGAAGTACAAGGGCAACAAGAAGGCCCCCGCCATGCTCGCCGACAAGATCAAGAAGGGCGGATCGGGCAACTGGGGCACCATGGCCATGACCCCCCACCCCGCGCTCTCGGCCGGCGACCTCAACGCCATGGTCGACTGGATCCTCAAGGAAGGCGGCAAGTAA